Proteins encoded by one window of Pseudonocardia sp. HH130629-09:
- a CDS encoding DEAD/DEAH box helicase gives MELLRRVLAGSGLDPARADATWTSGPAEAVQLRPGPGAGAFAAQDGFDGPDGARGAGRPTDSDGSAGSRDPAGFSSPPGFHGVDGDDPVGAVDDPLRHVVRIPARPGRQVDWPGWTPEPLRTAWAARGVTRPWSHQAHGAELVHSGADVVVATGTASGKSLVYQLPVLAGLAEDPRATALYLAPTKALAADQLRSLDGLAPDGVRPAAFDGDTPIDQRDWVRRHCRWVFSNPDMLHRSLLPRHGRWTTFLRRLRYVVVDECHTYRGVFGSHVALLLRRLLRLAARYGARPTIVLASATVARPEEFASRLTGRDVVAVTEDGSPHAGRTVAFWEPPLLAEITGENGAPVRRSAGAEVSRMLADLVLEDARTLAFVRSRRAAELTALGAQRQVAEIAPELAARVAAYRGGYLPEERRALEADLMSGKLIGVATTNALELGVDISGLDAVVQAGFPGTRASFWQQAGRAGRAADEALVVLVARDDPLDTYLVHHPSSLVGAPVESCVLNPVNPYVLAPQLACAAAEMPLTTVDVEETFGGAPAVEVLDALVEEGVLRRRPHGWFWPDTGDAPAAHVDIRGSGLGQVAVVEAATGRMLGTVDGGSAPGTIHSGAVYLHRGDSFVVDELDLDDGVALVHAEAPDWRTEAQSVSDVAVLEVLEHRRCGPVQVCFGATTVTSQVVAYRRRTPDGTVLDQTPLDLPPQSLDTRSVWYTIDPDALADAGIDEARFPGALHAAEHAAIGLLPLFAICDRWDIGGLSTALHPDTGLPTVFVHDGHPGGAGLAERGHEVLGRWLAATRAAVRDCECRTGCPSCVQSPKCGNGNNPLDKSGAVQVLDLVLAGLEGGTPTGSR, from the coding sequence ATGGAGCTGCTGCGCCGAGTGCTGGCGGGCTCGGGCCTCGACCCGGCTCGTGCCGACGCCACGTGGACGTCCGGTCCGGCGGAGGCGGTCCAGCTGAGGCCGGGACCGGGCGCCGGGGCGTTCGCGGCACAGGACGGGTTCGACGGTCCGGACGGAGCGCGCGGCGCCGGGAGGCCGACCGACTCCGACGGCTCTGCCGGCTCCCGCGATCCTGCCGGTTTCAGCAGTCCTCCCGGCTTTCATGGTGTCGACGGGGACGACCCGGTCGGCGCCGTCGACGACCCGTTGCGGCACGTCGTGCGGATTCCGGCACGGCCCGGCCGCCAGGTCGACTGGCCGGGCTGGACACCCGAACCGCTGCGCACGGCCTGGGCGGCCCGCGGCGTGACCCGCCCGTGGTCGCACCAGGCACACGGGGCGGAACTGGTGCACTCCGGCGCCGACGTCGTCGTCGCGACGGGGACGGCTTCGGGGAAGTCGCTGGTCTACCAGCTCCCGGTGCTCGCCGGGCTGGCCGAGGACCCGCGGGCCACGGCGCTGTACCTCGCCCCGACCAAGGCACTCGCAGCCGACCAGCTGCGGTCCCTCGACGGGCTCGCCCCGGACGGTGTCCGGCCCGCCGCCTTCGACGGTGACACCCCCATAGACCAGCGAGACTGGGTCCGCAGGCACTGCCGGTGGGTCTTCTCCAACCCGGACATGCTGCACCGGTCGCTCCTTCCCCGGCACGGGCGCTGGACGACCTTCCTCCGCCGGCTGCGCTACGTCGTGGTCGACGAGTGCCACACCTACCGCGGGGTGTTCGGTTCGCACGTGGCACTGCTGCTCCGGCGGCTGTTGCGCCTCGCCGCCCGCTACGGCGCACGCCCCACGATCGTGCTCGCCTCGGCGACGGTGGCCCGCCCGGAGGAGTTCGCGTCCCGGCTGACCGGCCGCGACGTCGTCGCCGTCACCGAGGACGGGTCCCCGCATGCCGGTCGCACCGTCGCGTTCTGGGAGCCGCCGCTGCTCGCCGAGATCACCGGGGAGAACGGGGCGCCGGTCCGCCGCTCCGCCGGGGCCGAGGTCTCCCGGATGCTCGCCGACCTCGTCCTGGAGGACGCGCGGACCCTCGCCTTCGTCCGGTCCCGGCGGGCCGCCGAGCTCACCGCGCTCGGTGCGCAGCGCCAGGTCGCCGAGATCGCTCCCGAGCTGGCCGCGCGGGTGGCCGCCTACCGCGGCGGCTACCTGCCGGAGGAGCGCCGTGCGCTGGAGGCCGACCTGATGTCGGGCAAGCTGATCGGGGTCGCGACCACCAACGCCCTCGAGCTCGGCGTCGACATCTCCGGGCTCGACGCGGTGGTGCAGGCCGGCTTCCCCGGAACCCGCGCGTCGTTCTGGCAGCAGGCCGGGCGTGCCGGGCGCGCCGCTGACGAGGCACTCGTCGTGCTCGTCGCCCGCGACGACCCGCTCGACACCTACCTCGTCCACCATCCGAGCTCGCTGGTCGGTGCGCCGGTCGAGAGCTGCGTGCTCAATCCGGTCAACCCGTACGTGCTCGCTCCGCAGCTGGCGTGCGCGGCCGCGGAGATGCCGCTGACCACGGTCGACGTCGAGGAGACGTTCGGGGGAGCGCCCGCGGTGGAGGTCCTCGACGCCCTGGTCGAGGAGGGCGTGCTGCGCCGCCGACCGCACGGCTGGTTCTGGCCCGACACCGGCGACGCACCTGCCGCGCACGTCGACATCCGCGGCTCCGGACTCGGGCAGGTCGCCGTGGTCGAGGCGGCCACCGGGCGGATGCTCGGCACCGTCGACGGCGGCTCGGCCCCGGGCACGATCCACTCCGGTGCGGTGTACCTGCACCGTGGCGACAGCTTCGTCGTCGACGAGCTGGACCTCGACGACGGCGTCGCGCTCGTCCACGCCGAGGCCCCGGACTGGCGCACCGAGGCCCAGTCGGTCTCCGACGTCGCCGTGCTCGAGGTACTGGAGCACCGCCGGTGCGGGCCGGTGCAGGTCTGCTTCGGCGCCACCACGGTGACCAGCCAGGTCGTCGCGTACCGCCGACGGACCCCGGACGGGACGGTGCTCGACCAGACGCCGCTGGACCTGCCGCCGCAGAGTCTGGACACCCGGTCGGTCTGGTACACGATCGACCCCGACGCGCTCGCCGACGCCGGCATCGACGAGGCACGTTTCCCCGGTGCCCTGCACGCCGCCGAGCACGCCGCGATCGGACTGCTCCCGCTGTTCGCGATCTGTGACCGCTGGGACATCGGTGGCCTGTCCACCGCGCTGCACCCCGACACCGGGCTCCCGACGGTGTTCGTGCACGACGGGCACCCCGGCGGCGCAGGGCTGGCCGAACGCGGCCACGAGGTGCTGGGGCGATGGCTGGCGGCGACCCGCGCGGCGGTCCGGGACTGCGAGTGCCGCACCGGATGCCCCTCGTGCGTGCAGTCCCCGAAGTGCGGCAACGGCAACAACCCGCTGGACAAGAGCGGGGCGGTGCAGGTGCTGGATCTGGTCCTGGCCGGGCTGGAAGGCGGGACCCCGACCGGGTCGCGGTGA
- the istB gene encoding IS21-like element helper ATPase IstB — MTATTTGAAPSEGLPSMLAYLTRVLKTPTIGRCWAELAEQARDETWSHEEYLAAVLQRQVAERESAGTTMRIRTAHFPAVKTLEDFNLDHLPSLRRDVLAHLATGTFVAKAENVILLGPPGLGKTHLAIGLGVKAAHAGYSVLFDTANNWITRLTDAHQAGRLEAELKKIRRYKLIIIDEVGYIPFDQDAANLFFQLIASRYEQGSVMVTSNLPFGRWGETFSDDVVAAAMIDRLVHHAEVLTLTGDSYRTRQRRELLAKQNRADRD; from the coding sequence ATGACCGCCACCACGACCGGGGCTGCGCCGAGCGAGGGGTTGCCCTCGATGCTGGCCTACCTGACCCGGGTGCTGAAGACCCCGACGATCGGGCGCTGCTGGGCTGAGCTCGCCGAGCAGGCCCGCGACGAGACCTGGTCGCACGAGGAGTACCTGGCTGCGGTCCTGCAACGCCAGGTCGCCGAACGCGAGTCCGCCGGCACCACGATGCGGATCCGGACCGCGCACTTCCCAGCCGTGAAGACTCTCGAGGACTTCAACCTCGACCACCTGCCCTCGCTGCGTCGAGATGTGCTGGCGCACTTGGCGACCGGGACGTTCGTGGCCAAGGCGGAGAACGTGATCCTGCTCGGTCCACCCGGGCTCGGGAAAACCCATCTCGCGATCGGGCTCGGGGTCAAAGCCGCCCACGCCGGCTACTCGGTGCTCTTCGACACCGCGAACAATTGGATCACCCGCCTCACTGACGCCCACCAGGCCGGACGGTTGGAGGCTGAGCTGAAGAAGATCCGCCGCTACAAGCTGATCATCATCGACGAGGTCGGCTACATCCCCTTCGACCAGGACGCGGCGAACCTGTTCTTCCAGCTCATCGCCTCCCGCTACGAGCAGGGCTCGGTGATGGTCACCTCGAACCTGCCCTTCGGACGCTGGGGCGAGACCTTCTCCGACGATGTCGTCGCCGCAGCCATGATCGACCGTCTGGTTCACCACGCCGAGGTTCTGACCTTGACCGGAGACTCCTACCGGACCCGCCAGCGCCGTGAGCTGCTGGCCAAACAGAACCGCGCCGACCGGGACTGA
- a CDS encoding pilus assembly protein TadG-related protein yields MSPHVPVRRGGDAGVASVWAATAAAVLLLIGTVGVDLAAAARARHVASAAADLSALAAAGQSVDGTAAA; encoded by the coding sequence ATGAGCCCGCACGTCCCGGTACGCCGCGGAGGCGACGCGGGCGTCGCCTCCGTCTGGGCCGCGACGGCCGCAGCGGTGCTGCTCCTGATCGGCACCGTCGGTGTCGACCTGGCCGCCGCGGCGCGCGCCCGGCACGTCGCCTCCGCCGCCGCAGACCTGTCCGCGCTCGCGGCCGCGGGACAGTCGGTGGACGGCACCGCTGCCGCCTGA
- a CDS encoding TadE family type IV pilus minor pilin, which translates to MHCPRRSDNGRDSPSRPDRPDRADRHDRHDRHGRGHGGRRVRGRATRRGAAVGPTSGPPSWLADDRGAVTVEAALALGTLVAVTAAAVGAVAAVAAGVRCTDAALELARQAARGDTERGRAAAAQLAPAGAQPELRVDGDLVVVTVRVRPVGLLPVTISGAATAAVEPGVTAGAVRSGSAPAQPGGAP; encoded by the coding sequence GTGCACTGTCCACGACGCTCTGACAACGGCCGCGACAGCCCGAGCCGACCCGATCGGCCCGACCGGGCGGACCGGCACGACCGGCACGACCGGCACGGCCGCGGACACGGTGGCCGCCGTGTCCGCGGCCGCGCCACCCGCCGTGGTGCCGCCGTCGGCCCCACGAGCGGCCCGCCGTCCTGGCTGGCGGACGACCGCGGCGCGGTCACCGTCGAGGCGGCGCTGGCGCTCGGCACCTTGGTCGCGGTGACTGCGGCGGCGGTCGGAGCCGTCGCCGCGGTGGCGGCCGGGGTCCGCTGCACCGACGCCGCTCTCGAACTGGCCCGCCAGGCTGCGCGCGGTGACACCGAGCGGGGTCGGGCCGCGGCAGCGCAGCTCGCGCCGGCCGGGGCCCAGCCCGAGCTCCGCGTCGACGGCGATCTCGTCGTCGTGACGGTGCGGGTCCGGCCGGTCGGGCTGCTCCCGGTCACGATCAGCGGCGCCGCGACCGCCGCTGTCGAACCCGGCGTCACGGCAGGCGCGGTCCGTTCCGGGTCGGCGCCGGCGCAGCCCGGTGGCGCGCCATGA
- a CDS encoding DUF4244 domain-containing protein, which translates to MAWRSRLWEFTGLKRLRNCGRVAHTSSGGAIVRVSQTADGPRAGLSGLQSCGSPWSCPVCARKIGAERSAEVARALTRVAADGGSAALVTLTMRHDRGHRLADLWDALSAAWTAVTSGSGWTRDQKTFGVVGWVRTVEVTHGAKGWHVHVHSVVALDGPTSPEMMWAMGDRMFARWERSLSGKGFSAVADKGGLDVRPVRMTGESIEQVSDYISKITAEITSPSTKDGRKTGNRSPFAILRDALATGLADDLDLWFTWEQVSHGRRQLTWSRSLRALAGAEKSDDDIASEDKGGDDLLTIPRESWERMRHDVADLLDAVEIGGVEQGVRWMRSRGLGFRLVSRGDVQAGVEYAVGTVAAAAFAALLYAIVSGGDVLAALTGIVQRALSTTL; encoded by the coding sequence ATGGCATGGCGTTCCCGGCTGTGGGAGTTCACCGGTCTGAAGCGTCTCCGGAACTGCGGCCGGGTGGCTCACACGTCGTCGGGTGGTGCGATCGTCCGGGTGTCCCAGACAGCGGATGGTCCGCGTGCTGGTCTGTCAGGACTCCAGTCGTGCGGTTCGCCGTGGTCCTGTCCTGTGTGTGCTCGGAAGATCGGTGCTGAGCGCTCTGCGGAGGTTGCTCGGGCTCTGACCCGTGTAGCTGCTGACGGCGGCTCGGCGGCTCTCGTGACGCTGACCATGAGGCACGACCGGGGTCACCGGCTGGCCGATCTGTGGGACGCGTTGTCGGCTGCCTGGACGGCAGTCACGTCCGGTTCGGGTTGGACCCGAGACCAGAAGACGTTCGGGGTTGTCGGGTGGGTCCGGACCGTCGAGGTCACCCACGGGGCCAAGGGCTGGCACGTCCACGTTCACTCCGTGGTGGCTCTGGACGGCCCCACTAGCCCGGAGATGATGTGGGCAATGGGAGACCGGATGTTCGCCCGGTGGGAACGATCTCTGAGCGGTAAGGGCTTCTCTGCCGTGGCGGACAAAGGCGGGTTGGACGTCCGGCCGGTCCGGATGACCGGCGAGAGCATCGAACAGGTCTCCGACTACATCTCCAAGATCACTGCTGAGATCACCAGTCCGTCGACCAAGGATGGTCGGAAGACCGGGAACAGGTCTCCGTTCGCGATCCTGCGGGACGCTCTGGCGACCGGTCTGGCCGATGACCTGGACCTATGGTTCACCTGGGAGCAGGTCTCCCACGGGCGTAGGCAGCTCACCTGGTCCCGCTCTCTGCGGGCCCTGGCCGGGGCCGAGAAGTCCGACGACGACATCGCCTCCGAGGACAAGGGTGGGGACGATCTGCTGACCATCCCCCGGGAGTCCTGGGAGCGGATGCGGCACGACGTCGCGGACCTTCTGGACGCTGTGGAGATCGGCGGGGTCGAGCAGGGCGTGAGGTGGATGCGGTCCCGCGGGTTGGGGTTCCGGCTGGTCTCGCGCGGGGATGTCCAAGCGGGAGTGGAATACGCCGTCGGCACCGTCGCCGCCGCGGCCTTCGCCGCGCTCCTCTACGCGATCGTCAGCGGCGGAGACGTCCTCGCCGCCCTCACCGGGATCGTGCAACGTGCACTGTCCACGACGCTCTGA